GCTGGGGCCGGCCCTGGCCCAGATGGGGGATGCTGGCGGCGCTCCCGTGGATGGAGCCGGCCCCAAGGGAGCGCAGATCTACTGCTTCATGCGCGGCAACGGCAACAACCATCAGGTGAGCTGGGATGCCGCCTACGCGGTGATCAAGCGCCAGAGCGATCAGCTGTTCAAGACCTCCCCGGAACATGCTGCAGTGATGATCACGGAGGCCGTGGTGCAGAACCCCGGCTCCTTCCCCGACTGCGGCCGCTACCTCGGTGACCTGTTCAGCAAACCCGACCCCGTTGAGGCGGCTCCGGCCCCCGTTCCCGGCGGCACGCGCAGCGAGCGGCTGGGCACCTACTGACCGCATCCCCTGGCCGGGGCTGCTGCTGGCCTGGTGTTGCGCCCTCCTCGCCGCCGGCTGCGCCGAACAGCCCCTGCCGGAGGAGGCCATCCGCCGCGATGCCTGTCTGCGCAATGTGCGGCTCGAACGGCTCCAGGAACAGATCCAGCGCTGCGATGCCGTGGTGAAGGCCTTCCCTGATGACCCCTCACCACGCAACGACCGCTACCTGCTCCACAGCCTGGCCGGCAACGACAAGGCGGCCTGCGAAGACCTGCACCGGGCCGTGAAGCTGGCGGCGAAGCTGCCGCCGGACCGGCTCGATCCCCAGCTGCGCAGTGATCTGAAGGTGCGGCAGCAGCTCTGTGACCCGGGCGGGGCCGGCGGAGCTGGGGCCCCCTGATCCCGGCGCCAAAGCGGGCACGCTGGTCACCAGTCCCGGATCAGCTGCCGCACCATCGCCGCCAGCCCCCGGCGCCGCAGCTGCCGCTCGCCGCGCTGCAGCAGCAGGGCGATCCGTTCGGCCTTGCTGGCGATCAGGCCGTCCACCAGCTGATCCGCGACTCCGAGCTGCAACCAGTGGCAGCACAAAGGCGCCCCCATCCCGATCCTGTGGCAGCGGTCCTCGGCCTGCTCCGCATCGCCGGGGGTCCATGGCCTTTCGATCAGCACCACGTGGCGAGCACGGTGCAGGGTGAAACCGAGGCCACCGGTGCCGTAGGTGGCCACCAGCAACCGTTGCCGCCCGGCCTGAAAGCCATCCACCAGCTGCTGCCGCCGCGACGGTGCCAGGCCCCCGGTGAGCAGGGCCCCACCCAACTGGCCGTGCAGCAGGCCGGCCGTGGTGCTGAAGGCGGTGAACACCACCACCGGCTCGGCGCGGGCCAGCAGGGCGGTGATCAACGCGCGGGCCGCGGGCAGCTTGTACTCCGAGGCGATCTGGCGCAGGGCCGTCAGCACGGCCAGCACCTCGGCATCGCGTCGTACCTCGCCCCGGGCCGCCCGCCGGCGGTAGTCCTCCACCTTGCCCTGGAGGCGGTGCTGGAAGCCCCTGGCGGCGGCGGCGTCCAGCTCCACGGCGATGCAGCGGCGCTGCTTGGGGGGCAGATCGAGGCAGTCCTGCTTGCGGCGATGCAGCAGCAGCGGCCGCGTGAGGCGATGCAGCTCGGCCAGGTTGCTGGCGCCGGTGGCCTGCCACACCCGGCGGCCCCCCTGGTCCCGCCAGTGCCCCTGGCAGAACAGCTCCTCGTAGGCGCGCTGATGGCGCGCCAGCGGGTGGTCGATCGCCGCCAGCAGGGGAAACAGCTGGGCCGGCCGGCCATTCTTCATCGGGGTGCCGGTGAGCAGCCAGATGGCGCGCAGCCGGGGATGGCGCGCCAGCCGCAACAGGCCCTGACTGCGGACCGTGCGGGCGTTCTGGGCGTAGTGCGCCTCATCCACGATCAGCACGGTGCCGGCAGGGGGCAACTCCGGAGGCAGCCGCGCCCAACTGTGCAGCTCCAGCTGGAGCCCCAGCGCCAGGCCCTCACTGCGCCAGTGGTCGTGAAGGCCCACGGGGGCCACCACCAGGATGCGGCACTGGGCACAACGCACCATCGCGCGGGCAGCCACCAGGGAGGAGAGCGTCTTGCCCAGGCCCATGGCATCGGCCAGCACGGCGCCGCGCCGGGCCAGCAGCCAGCGCACGGCGGCCCGCTGGTGGGCGAAGAGACGGCGGCCGTCGGCCAGGGGCTGGGCCAGGGCTGCCGCCTGCACCAGCTCCCGATGGGGGGGAAGGGGCGGCAGGGGCTGGGCCATCCAGGCGAGCCAGCGCTCCAGCTCCGGCTCCATGGGAAAACGGTCGGCCAGTTGGCCCTGCAGGGCCGCCGCTGCCTCGAGGGGAAACTCCCAGCAGCGCCGCTGCGGCAACCACGCCCCCCGGGGGCGGATGGCCCGCAGCTGGGCGCTGGTGACCGCATCGAAGGGGCTGATCACCTCGATCCGGCCGGAGGCCCCCAACCGCAACAGGCAACGCATGCGCGGAATGGCAGTCCACGACACATTGCCACCCTGGACGCTGCCGGCAAACTCCCGTCAACCGAGCCACGCGCATGCAGGCCAGGGATTGGGCGTCCCGCCACGCACCCGCCAGAGACGCCGTGTTTCTGGACGAACTCTGTCCCAAATTGCGTGCGCGCCGCTGGCGCCAATCCCTGCACCAGCTCACCCAGCAGCGCTGCATCTACTGCGGCTGCCGCTCCGAATCCATCGACCATGTGCTGCCCAAGAGCCGCGGTGGTCCGAGCGTGAACGAAAACTGCGTGCCGGCCTGCCTCGCCTGCAACGGCCGCAAGGGCGACAGCGAGGCCTTCTGCTGGTACCGCCAGCAGCCCTTCTATGACCCCCGGCGGGCCATGGCGATCCGGGCCTGGACGGAAGGGGACATGAAGCTGGCCGCTCGGCTGCTCGACTGGACGGCCACGGGCCCGGTGGGGGCGCGGGAGACCTCCGGTCCGGCGCCCCCCGCAGACCTCGACGGCGATCACCAGACCCTGCAGGCCACCGGGCCGTTGTGGCGCTGGCAGATGGCGGCCTGATCCTGGGGCGAGTCCGGAGCGGCCACCAGGGCTGCCGCGAGCATGGACCCGGCGAGCAGCAGGGGAACGGACCGCTCCCACCCGGCCGCCGCTCTCAGCGGAGCGGCGGCAGAGGCGCGGCGGGCACGGCATGGCCGTCCCAGCGGAACGACAGCATGGGGGGGAGCCGCCAGGGGAGAGACGAGAGCCATGGAGACGATCAGCAGTGATACAGGTGTACTGGTGCCGGACGGGGCTGTCAAGCCGGTGGGTCGGCTGCTGGTGGTCGGGGCCGGCTACACCGGCCAGCGGCTGGCCACGGCCGCCGCGCGGCAGGGGTTCGAGGTCGTGCAGACCAGCCGCCAGCCGTCCCCTGGCGGCGCGGCCAGCCGCTGGCTGCCGTTCGACAGCCAGCGGGGGCTGGTGCCCGGATCTGCGGACCTGAAGGGGATCACCCACCTGTTCGTGTCGGTCCCGCCGGATGGACAGGGGGGAGATCCGGTGGTGCGGCTGCTGGGGGCCCGCCTGCGGGATCTGCCTCTGGTCTGGGCCGGCTACCTCTCCACCACCGGCGTCTACGGCGATACCGCCGGGGCCTGGGTGGATGAGACCGCCCCCACCCCGGCCCGCCCCGGCCGCAGCCAGGCCCGGCTGGAAGCCGAGCAGGCCTGGCTGGCCAGCGGCCTGCCGCTGCAGATCTTCCGCCTGCCCGCGATCTACGGCCCGGGCCGCACCCCGTTCCAGGCGCTGCGCTCCGGCACCAGCCGGCTGATCCACAAGCCCGGCCAGGTGTTTTCCCGCATCCATGTCGACGACATCGTGGGGGCCGTGCTCCACTGCCTGGCCCTGCCGGCGGGGCAGCGACCGACCCTGCTGAACGTGGCGGACGACGAACCCAGCGCCTCCAGCGAAACCCTGGGCTACGCCGCCCATCTGCTGGGCTGCCGGTTACCGCCGCTGGAGCGCTACGACAGCATCGAGGCCAGCCTGAGCCCGATGGCCCGCAGCTTCTGGCAGGAGAATCGCCGCGTCAGCAACCGGCGGCTGTGCGAGGAGCTGGGCTACCGGCTGCGCTACCCCACCTACCGCGAGGGCTACCGCGCCTGTATCTCCTCCGCATACGGTGAGCCCTTGGGGTAGCACTGGGTGGGCTCCTCGGGGTCGCACACGAAGGGAAACCCCAGATCCCGCATCACCAGGCCCCAGTGCAGCTGCAACCAACCGCGGTTGAAGCCCGTGCCGAGGCCGAACAACAGCAATCCGAGCATCAACCACCGCAGCATGGGCGTCCTGACCGGCGTACTTCCACCATCCAACTCCCATGGCGGCGATCTGGCCATCGCCCTGGGAGATCCTGCGGGCATCGGCGCCGAAGTGATCCTCAAGGCCCTGGCCCATCCGGAGGCCGCTGGCCTCGAGCCCGTGCTGGTGGGATGCCGGCGCTGGCTCGAACGCGAGTACACGGCCCTGCGCCAGTGCAGCACCGCCCCCCTGCGCGACCCGGCCGACCTGGCGATCCTGGACCTGCCGCTGCCCGAGCCGGTCCAGGCGGGCCACAGCACGCCGGCCTGTGGCCACGCCGGCTTCCACTGGCTCACGGCCGCCGCTGAGCTGGTGCAGCAGGGCTCCTGCCGCGCTCTGGTGACCGCACCGATCTCCAAGGCCAGCTGGCATGCGGCGGGGCACCCCTATCCGGGCCAGACCGAGCGGCTGGCGGAGCTCACAGGGGTTGCCGAGGCCTCGATGCTGTTCACCGCCCGGGCGCCCGGAGGACGGTGGCGCTTCAACACCCTGCTGGCCACCACCCACATCCCGCTGGCCTCAGTGCCAGGCGCCCTCACGCCGCAGCGTCTGCAGCATCAGCTGGACCGGCTGCTGGCCTTCTGCCAGCGCTTCAGCGCCAACCCCACAGTGGTGGTGGCGGGGCTCAATCCCCACGCGGGAGAGGAGGGGCAACTGGGGGAGGAAGAGATGCAGTGGATCATCCCGGCAATGGGCGACTGGCAGGCGCGCCATCCGGACGTCACGCTGATCGGGCCGCTGCCGCCGGACACCTGCTGGCTCAGCGCGGCGAGCGCCTGGCAGGGAGACGGGGATGGCCCGGATGGCTACCTGGCCCTGTACCACGACCAGGGCCTGATCCCGGTGAAGCTGCTGGCGTTCGACGCTGCCGTGAACACCACCCTGGGCCTGCCGTTCCTGCGCACCTCCCCGGACCATGGCACCGGCTTTGCCATCGCCGGCCGGGGCGTGGCAAGGCCGGCGAGCATGCTGGCCGCCCTGACCACTGCTCGCGACCTGGGCTGAACGGGCTCAGCCTGGCTTGACGCGCATGAGCACCTGGCCGAACTCCACCGGCGTGCCGTTCTCCACCAGGATCTCCACCACTTCGCCGCCCACCTCGGCCTCGAGCTCATTCATCAGTTTCATGGCTTCGAGGATGCAGATGGTCTGACCCACCTTGATGCGGGCACCCAGCTCCACGAAGTTGGGCTCGCCGGGGGCCGGAGCGCGATAGAAG
This portion of the Cyanobium sp. NIES-981 genome encodes:
- a CDS encoding DUF6554 family protein, giving the protein MGDAGGAPVDGAGPKGAQIYCFMRGNGNNHQVSWDAAYAVIKRQSDQLFKTSPEHAAVMITEAVVQNPGSFPDCGRYLGDLFSKPDPVEAAPAPVPGGTRSERLGTY
- a CDS encoding DEAD/DEAH box helicase; translation: MRCLLRLGASGRIEVISPFDAVTSAQLRAIRPRGAWLPQRRCWEFPLEAAAALQGQLADRFPMEPELERWLAWMAQPLPPLPPHRELVQAAALAQPLADGRRLFAHQRAAVRWLLARRGAVLADAMGLGKTLSSLVAARAMVRCAQCRILVVAPVGLHDHWRSEGLALGLQLELHSWARLPPELPPAGTVLIVDEAHYAQNARTVRSQGLLRLARHPRLRAIWLLTGTPMKNGRPAQLFPLLAAIDHPLARHQRAYEELFCQGHWRDQGGRRVWQATGASNLAELHRLTRPLLLHRRKQDCLDLPPKQRRCIAVELDAAAARGFQHRLQGKVEDYRRRAARGEVRRDAEVLAVLTALRQIASEYKLPAARALITALLARAEPVVVFTAFSTTAGLLHGQLGGALLTGGLAPSRRQQLVDGFQAGRQRLLVATYGTGGLGFTLHRARHVVLIERPWTPGDAEQAEDRCHRIGMGAPLCCHWLQLGVADQLVDGLIASKAERIALLLQRGERQLRRRGLAAMVRQLIRDW
- a CDS encoding HNH endonuclease, with product MQARDWASRHAPARDAVFLDELCPKLRARRWRQSLHQLTQQRCIYCGCRSESIDHVLPKSRGGPSVNENCVPACLACNGRKGDSEAFCWYRQQPFYDPRRAMAIRAWTEGDMKLAARLLDWTATGPVGARETSGPAPPADLDGDHQTLQATGPLWRWQMAA
- a CDS encoding SDR family oxidoreductase, whose product is METISSDTGVLVPDGAVKPVGRLLVVGAGYTGQRLATAAARQGFEVVQTSRQPSPGGAASRWLPFDSQRGLVPGSADLKGITHLFVSVPPDGQGGDPVVRLLGARLRDLPLVWAGYLSTTGVYGDTAGAWVDETAPTPARPGRSQARLEAEQAWLASGLPLQIFRLPAIYGPGRTPFQALRSGTSRLIHKPGQVFSRIHVDDIVGAVLHCLALPAGQRPTLLNVADDEPSASSETLGYAAHLLGCRLPPLERYDSIEASLSPMARSFWQENRRVSNRRLCEELGYRLRYPTYREGYRACISSAYGEPLG
- the pdxA gene encoding 4-hydroxythreonine-4-phosphate dehydrogenase PdxA, with product MGVLTGVLPPSNSHGGDLAIALGDPAGIGAEVILKALAHPEAAGLEPVLVGCRRWLEREYTALRQCSTAPLRDPADLAILDLPLPEPVQAGHSTPACGHAGFHWLTAAAELVQQGSCRALVTAPISKASWHAAGHPYPGQTERLAELTGVAEASMLFTARAPGGRWRFNTLLATTHIPLASVPGALTPQRLQHQLDRLLAFCQRFSANPTVVVAGLNPHAGEEGQLGEEEMQWIIPAMGDWQARHPDVTLIGPLPPDTCWLSAASAWQGDGDGPDGYLALYHDQGLIPVKLLAFDAAVNTTLGLPFLRTSPDHGTGFAIAGRGVARPASMLAALTTARDLG